One window of Stenotrophomonas indicatrix genomic DNA carries:
- a CDS encoding META domain-containing protein produces the protein MKRTYMIALALLVIGCGSRAYAASTPTTDQLEARLWQLARATDAQGKRIDALFVRGREPYTLRFQPGYMSELNLCNQASSHYHLQDDRLILENGIQTTALCINPKVDAQERRAETLFHGRDTAPTLALDDTGALVVRNAKGEVLVFKPAPLPAK, from the coding sequence ATGAAACGGACGTACATGATCGCACTGGCCTTGCTGGTCATCGGTTGTGGCAGCAGGGCATACGCCGCCAGCACACCCACCACCGACCAGCTTGAAGCCCGTCTGTGGCAGCTCGCACGCGCCACCGACGCGCAGGGCAAGCGCATCGACGCGTTGTTCGTCAGGGGCCGGGAGCCGTACACCCTGCGCTTCCAGCCCGGCTACATGAGCGAGTTGAACCTGTGCAACCAGGCCAGCAGCCATTACCACCTGCAGGACGACCGGCTGATCCTGGAGAACGGCATCCAGACCACCGCGCTGTGCATCAATCCCAAGGTGGATGCGCAGGAACGGCGAGCCGAAACGCTGTTTCACGGTCGCGATACCGCACCGACCCTAGCGTTGGACGACACTGGCGCATTGGTCGTGCGCAATGCCAAGGGCGAAGTGCTGGTGTTCAAACCCGCGCCGCTGCCGGCGAAATGA
- a CDS encoding histidine phosphatase family protein, translating to MRELILLRHAHAEPATTGQADLDRPLSPVGLAEAEAAGKWLKENNLLPDCVLCSPSRRTRETLEAVMAAIGYVEKRLEDRIYEATPGTLAALVDERRDLDRVLIVGHNPGLEQLVALMTDGTSSDYRGMPPGGVAVLGFAREATIEPGVASLNAFWWP from the coding sequence ATGCGCGAACTGATCCTGCTCCGCCACGCCCACGCCGAACCGGCCACCACCGGCCAGGCCGACCTCGACCGGCCGTTGTCGCCGGTCGGGCTCGCTGAAGCCGAAGCCGCCGGCAAGTGGCTGAAGGAGAACAACCTGCTGCCGGACTGCGTGCTGTGTTCACCGTCGCGGCGGACCCGCGAAACGCTGGAAGCGGTGATGGCAGCCATCGGCTATGTCGAAAAACGCCTGGAAGACCGCATCTACGAGGCCACCCCCGGCACGCTGGCGGCGCTGGTGGACGAGCGCCGTGACCTGGACCGCGTGCTGATCGTCGGCCACAACCCTGGGCTGGAGCAGCTGGTGGCGCTGATGACCGATGGCACCAGCAGTGATTACCGCGGCATGCCGCCGGGCGGCGTGGCCGTGCTCGGTTTCGCCCGCGAGGCAACGATCGAGCCGGGCGTGGCCAGCCTGAACGCTTTCTGGTGGCCGTGA
- a CDS encoding undecaprenyl-diphosphate phosphatase — protein MSDLLSALLLGILEGLTEFLPISSTGHLLIAQHWLGARSDFFNIIIQAGAILAVVLVFRQRLLQLATGFGQRENREYVFKLGAAFLVTAVVGLVVRKAGWSLPETVSPVAWALIIGGIWMLLVEAYTARLPDRDQVTWTVAIGVGLAQVVAGVFPGTSRSASAIFLAMLLGLSRRAAAAEFVFLVGIPTMFAASAYTFLELAKEGSLGSENWTDVGVAFLAAAITGFVVVKWLMGYIKSHRFTAFAIYRIALGAALLLWLPSGS, from the coding sequence ATGTCCGATCTGCTCTCCGCCCTGCTGCTGGGCATCCTCGAAGGCTTGACCGAATTCCTGCCGATCTCCAGCACCGGCCACCTGCTGATCGCCCAGCACTGGCTGGGCGCGCGATCGGATTTCTTCAACATCATCATCCAGGCCGGTGCGATCCTGGCCGTGGTGCTGGTGTTCCGCCAGCGCCTGCTGCAGCTGGCCACCGGCTTCGGCCAGCGCGAGAACCGCGAATACGTGTTCAAGCTCGGCGCGGCGTTCCTGGTGACCGCCGTGGTCGGCCTGGTGGTGCGCAAGGCCGGCTGGTCGCTGCCGGAAACCGTCAGCCCGGTGGCCTGGGCGCTGATCATCGGCGGCATCTGGATGCTGCTGGTGGAGGCCTATACCGCGCGCCTGCCTGATCGCGACCAGGTGACCTGGACGGTGGCCATCGGCGTCGGCCTGGCGCAGGTGGTGGCCGGTGTGTTTCCCGGTACCTCGCGCTCGGCCTCGGCGATCTTCCTGGCCATGCTGCTGGGCCTGAGCCGCCGCGCGGCCGCCGCCGAGTTCGTGTTCCTGGTCGGCATCCCCACCATGTTCGCCGCCAGCGCCTACACCTTCCTGGAACTGGCCAAGGAAGGAAGCCTGGGCAGCGAGAACTGGACCGACGTTGGCGTGGCCTTCCTTGCCGCAGCCATCACCGGCTTCGTCGTAGTGAAGTGGTTGATGGGCTACATCAAGTCGCATCGCTTCACGGCCTTCGCCATTTACCGCATCGCCCTGGGCGCTGCATTGCTGCTGTGGTTGCCGTCCGGCAGCTGA
- a CDS encoding YbhB/YbcL family Raf kinase inhibitor-like protein, whose amino-acid sequence MQLSSHSLVNGAPIDREFAAGDANGFAPDRNPHLAWSGVPDGTRSFLLVCVDPDVPTVPETVGRDDMSVPRDQPRCDFVHWVMADIPASVQEIAAGSCSDGFVVKGKTAPAGPAGSRQGLNDFTGWFAGNPDMAGDYLGYDGPYPPFNDERVHRYFFRVFALDVATLSLPGRFTAADAYRAMHGHVLAEAALHGTYTLNPALA is encoded by the coding sequence ATGCAATTGAGCAGTCACAGCTTGGTCAACGGTGCGCCGATCGACCGTGAGTTCGCCGCCGGCGATGCCAACGGCTTCGCCCCCGACCGCAACCCGCACCTGGCCTGGAGCGGTGTGCCCGACGGCACCCGTTCGTTCCTGCTGGTATGCGTGGACCCGGACGTACCGACAGTGCCGGAGACGGTCGGTCGCGATGACATGAGCGTGCCGCGCGATCAGCCGCGCTGTGATTTCGTGCACTGGGTGATGGCCGACATCCCGGCCTCGGTGCAGGAGATCGCCGCGGGCAGCTGCAGCGATGGCTTCGTGGTGAAGGGCAAGACCGCGCCGGCCGGCCCGGCCGGCAGCCGCCAGGGCCTGAACGATTTCACCGGCTGGTTCGCCGGCAATCCGGACATGGCCGGTGACTACCTCGGCTACGACGGCCCGTACCCGCCGTTCAACGACGAGCGCGTGCATCGCTACTTCTTCCGTGTGTTCGCGCTGGATGTGGCCACGCTGTCGTTGCCGGGACGCTTCACCGCCGCCGATGCGTACCGTGCAATGCACGGCCACGTACTGGCCGAAGCGGCGTTGCACGGCACCTACACGTTGAATCCGGCGTTGGCCTGA
- a CDS encoding YheT family hydrolase, translating to MAVFPPPTLDADAPMLTASDYQPPRWLRNPHLQSMLSSSRMRLQRGLLLLAATGAVSEELILDGGEGVRLQGWHSHVEGREPRGIALLLHGWEGSAESSYMRMAAARMLEQGFDVVRLNFRDHGNTHHLNPGIFHSNLIDEVVHAAGDVAQRWPGLPLVAAGYSLGGNFVLRLALRAPAAGVPLQHVAAVCPVLDPGLTMENIENGPAMYDWYFRRKWAGSLRRKRDLFPELSDCDDRVLNLDIRSLTAWLVERHTTFGSLQAYFDGYSIAGNRLSTLQVPADILMAQDDPVIPYATFRDWQLPQQARLETACWGGHCGFLENWRGDGFSERWVAQRLRRVLPA from the coding sequence GTGGCCGTTTTTCCGCCACCGACCCTCGACGCTGATGCGCCGATGCTCACCGCGTCCGACTATCAGCCGCCGCGCTGGCTGCGCAATCCGCACCTGCAGTCGATGCTCAGTTCCAGCCGCATGCGCCTGCAGCGCGGCCTGCTGCTGCTGGCCGCCACCGGCGCGGTCAGCGAAGAGCTGATCCTCGATGGTGGCGAAGGTGTGCGGCTGCAGGGCTGGCACAGCCATGTCGAAGGGCGCGAACCGCGCGGCATCGCCCTGCTGCTGCACGGCTGGGAAGGCAGCGCCGAATCCAGCTACATGCGCATGGCCGCTGCCCGCATGCTGGAGCAGGGGTTCGACGTGGTGCGGCTGAACTTCCGCGACCACGGCAACACCCATCACCTCAATCCCGGCATCTTCCACTCCAACCTCATCGACGAAGTGGTGCATGCCGCAGGCGATGTCGCCCAGCGCTGGCCCGGTCTGCCGCTGGTTGCGGCCGGCTATTCGCTGGGTGGCAACTTCGTGCTGCGGCTGGCCCTGCGCGCGCCGGCCGCGGGCGTGCCGCTGCAGCACGTGGCCGCCGTCTGCCCGGTGCTGGACCCGGGGCTGACCATGGAGAACATCGAGAACGGCCCGGCGATGTACGACTGGTATTTCCGCCGCAAGTGGGCCGGCTCGCTGCGTCGCAAGCGCGATCTGTTCCCCGAACTGAGCGATTGCGACGACCGCGTGCTTAACCTGGACATCCGTTCGCTGACCGCCTGGCTGGTCGAGCGGCACACCACGTTTGGTTCGTTGCAGGCCTATTTCGATGGCTATTCCATCGCCGGCAACCGCCTGTCCACGCTGCAGGTACCTGCCGACATCCTGATGGCGCAGGACGATCCGGTGATCCCCTACGCGACCTTCCGCGATTGGCAGCTGCCGCAGCAGGCGCGGCTGGAAACCGCCTGCTGGGGCGGTCACTGTGGCTTCCTGGAAAACTGGCGCGGCGATGGTTTCTCCGAACGCTGGGTCGCACAGCGTCTGCGGCGGGTCCTGCCGGCCTGA
- a CDS encoding hotdog fold thioesterase has product MTQVFREAVSIEQLNALSQNTAISTLGIVFSAAGEDWLQATMPVDERTRQPYGILHGGASVVLAETLGSSAGNLCVDTAKQICVGLEINANHVRAVRSGTVTGTARAVHVGRSTQLWEIRIEDEQGRLVCISRLTLAVVAAGHG; this is encoded by the coding sequence ATGACCCAGGTATTCCGCGAAGCCGTTTCCATCGAGCAGCTCAACGCACTCAGCCAAAACACCGCCATCAGCACCCTGGGCATCGTCTTCAGTGCCGCTGGCGAGGACTGGCTGCAGGCAACCATGCCGGTGGACGAGCGTACCCGCCAGCCGTACGGCATCCTGCATGGCGGTGCCTCGGTGGTGCTGGCCGAAACCCTCGGCAGCAGCGCCGGCAACCTCTGCGTGGATACCGCCAAGCAGATCTGCGTGGGCCTGGAGATCAACGCCAACCACGTACGCGCCGTGCGTTCGGGGACGGTCACCGGCACCGCGCGCGCGGTGCACGTGGGCCGCAGCACCCAGCTGTGGGAAATCCGCATCGAGGACGAGCAGGGCCGGCTGGTCTGCATCTCGCGGCTGACCCTGGCCGTGGTGGCGGCCGGGCACGGTTGA
- a CDS encoding lysophospholipid acyltransferase family protein → MTSPTPAPRGGVARVCRYLYRVPLLLVHITVFLPLILIGMLPPWGELRVGDATFGAKVVNWWQGGLMWIFGFRLSRVGQPLPGAVLFVANHVSWVDISILHSQRMMGFVAKREIASWPVVGWLAARGQTIFHQRGNTESLGGVMQVMADRLRAGKAVGVFPEGRTRGGHDVGPFHARIFQAAVETSVPVQPVALVYGVRGDAQTIVAFGPGESFFANFLRLLGEPARHTEVHFLEPIGTQDLEGRRRIAETSRARIVAAMSGD, encoded by the coding sequence ATGACTTCCCCCACTCCGGCCCCCCGCGGCGGCGTGGCGCGTGTGTGCCGTTACCTGTACCGCGTACCGCTGCTGTTGGTCCACATCACCGTGTTCCTGCCGCTGATCCTGATCGGCATGCTTCCGCCATGGGGCGAGCTGCGCGTGGGCGACGCTACCTTCGGCGCCAAGGTGGTGAACTGGTGGCAGGGCGGGCTGATGTGGATCTTCGGCTTCCGCCTGTCGCGTGTCGGCCAGCCGCTGCCGGGCGCGGTGCTGTTCGTCGCCAACCATGTCAGCTGGGTCGATATCTCCATCCTGCACAGCCAGCGCATGATGGGCTTTGTCGCCAAGCGTGAGATTGCCAGCTGGCCGGTGGTCGGTTGGCTCGCCGCGCGCGGCCAGACCATCTTCCACCAGCGTGGCAACACCGAATCACTCGGTGGGGTGATGCAGGTGATGGCCGACCGCCTGCGCGCCGGCAAGGCCGTGGGCGTGTTCCCGGAAGGGCGTACCCGCGGCGGCCACGACGTTGGCCCGTTCCACGCGCGCATCTTCCAGGCGGCAGTCGAAACCAGCGTGCCGGTGCAGCCGGTGGCGCTGGTCTATGGCGTGCGCGGGGATGCACAGACCATCGTGGCCTTCGGCCCGGGCGAGAGTTTCTTCGCCAATTTCCTGCGCCTGCTCGGTGAGCCGGCGCGGCATACCGAAGTGCATTTCCTGGAGCCGATCGGCACCCAGGACCTGGAAGGCCGTCGGCGCATCGCGGAAACCTCGCGCGCGCGCATCGTGGCGGCCATGAGCGGGGACTGA
- a CDS encoding phospholipase D family protein → MNPLLRVLALATVLLGSGCASLSHAQRDRAEAIAVQARSTQVDCQQADRCALDSPLRALAGRAFSESTPEQPRHYATLLDEGEGALVARLNLLRSATRSIDLQTYIFDKDDSARLVIDELLAASRRGVKVRLLIDQLSAISDLQILGALAGAHENFQLRVYNPTFGKARLNYFDYAGSVLCCFRRFNQRMHNKLLVVDDAIGVVGGRNYQDDYYDWDREYNFRDRDVLIAGPEARAMAANFDAFWRAQRSVPAERLNDVGRTLLKQGVPVLPPAQFRRPERVERVSEEANDVDFVTRSFVDTALPVASVRYVADLPRKHRRERADAPLAGQHVTEPQLDALISSAQHEVILQTPYLVLSKPAQKLFRELRKRPQPPRVVVSSNSLAATDNPIVYALSYKYKRRNMRELGFNIFEFKPFPLDAPVDYRNLLPDPIAAPGSDTGRNPLIGGSAAGSNAGGGGGGDVAVTAEAGDPQPRVIHPRTGSAYENGRARRRAAGSEVETRLLRTETRPSFLGSKAVNKPLPVTRKGARMGLHAKSLVVDRRIGVVGTHNFDPRSENYNTEGAVIIDDPAFAEQLAQSILRDTHPQNSWTVAPRAKPLVLSGLNYSVGKASEALPILDFWPWRYATDYEFKPGPDCPQPLPRQSADFHRCYVAVGDFPEVNVGPKWLLVRMLTAFGAGLVPIL, encoded by the coding sequence GTGAATCCCTTGCTGCGTGTACTGGCGCTGGCAACAGTGTTGCTGGGCAGCGGCTGCGCGTCGCTGTCGCATGCCCAGCGTGATCGCGCCGAGGCGATTGCCGTGCAGGCGCGCTCGACCCAGGTCGATTGCCAGCAGGCCGACCGCTGCGCACTTGACTCGCCCCTGCGGGCCTTGGCCGGCCGGGCGTTCAGCGAATCGACCCCGGAACAGCCGCGGCACTACGCCACCTTGCTGGACGAGGGCGAAGGGGCGCTGGTCGCGCGCCTGAACCTGCTGCGCAGCGCCACCCGCAGCATCGACCTGCAGACCTACATCTTCGACAAGGACGACAGCGCCCGCCTGGTCATCGACGAGCTGCTGGCGGCTTCGCGGCGCGGGGTGAAGGTACGGCTGCTGATCGACCAGCTTTCGGCGATCTCCGACCTGCAGATCCTCGGCGCCCTGGCTGGCGCCCACGAGAACTTCCAGCTGCGGGTCTACAACCCGACCTTCGGCAAGGCTCGGCTGAATTACTTCGACTATGCTGGCAGCGTGCTGTGCTGCTTCCGCCGCTTCAACCAGCGCATGCACAACAAGCTGCTGGTGGTCGACGATGCGATCGGCGTGGTTGGTGGGCGCAATTACCAGGACGACTATTACGACTGGGACCGCGAATACAACTTCCGCGACCGCGATGTGCTGATCGCCGGCCCCGAAGCACGCGCGATGGCCGCCAACTTCGATGCCTTCTGGCGCGCGCAGCGCAGCGTACCGGCCGAGCGCCTGAACGATGTCGGCCGTACCCTGCTCAAGCAGGGCGTGCCGGTGCTGCCGCCCGCGCAGTTCCGCAGGCCCGAGCGGGTGGAGCGAGTCAGCGAGGAAGCCAACGACGTCGACTTCGTCACCCGCTCGTTCGTGGACACCGCCTTGCCGGTCGCCTCGGTGCGCTATGTGGCCGATCTGCCGCGCAAACACCGGCGTGAGCGCGCCGACGCACCGCTGGCCGGGCAGCATGTCACCGAGCCGCAGCTGGATGCACTGATCTCCAGCGCGCAGCACGAAGTGATCCTGCAGACGCCCTACCTGGTGCTGTCCAAGCCGGCACAGAAGCTGTTCCGCGAGCTGCGCAAGCGCCCGCAGCCACCGCGCGTGGTGGTGTCCAGCAACAGCCTGGCCGCCACCGACAACCCGATCGTGTATGCGCTGTCGTACAAGTACAAGCGGCGCAACATGCGCGAGCTTGGCTTCAACATTTTTGAATTCAAGCCGTTCCCGCTGGATGCCCCGGTTGATTACCGCAACCTGCTGCCTGACCCGATCGCGGCGCCGGGCAGCGATACCGGCCGCAATCCGCTGATCGGTGGCAGCGCGGCGGGCAGCAACGCCGGTGGCGGCGGTGGTGGTGATGTGGCGGTCACTGCGGAAGCGGGCGATCCGCAGCCGCGGGTGATCCATCCGCGTACCGGCAGCGCCTATGAGAACGGTCGTGCGCGTCGGCGTGCCGCCGGCAGCGAAGTCGAGACCCGCCTGCTGCGTACCGAAACGCGCCCCTCGTTCCTGGGCAGCAAGGCGGTCAACAAGCCGCTGCCGGTCACCCGCAAGGGCGCGCGCATGGGCCTGCATGCCAAGTCGCTGGTGGTCGACCGCCGTATCGGCGTGGTCGGTACCCACAACTTCGATCCGCGCAGCGAGAACTACAACACCGAAGGCGCGGTGATCATCGACGATCCGGCCTTCGCCGAGCAGCTGGCGCAGAGCATCCTGCGCGACACCCATCCGCAGAACTCCTGGACGGTGGCGCCGCGCGCCAAGCCGCTGGTCCTGTCCGGCCTGAACTACAGCGTCGGCAAGGCCTCCGAGGCACTGCCGATCCTCGATTTCTGGCCATGGCGCTACGCCACCGACTACGAGTTCAAGCCGGGCCCGGACTGCCCGCAGCCACTGCCGCGGCAGAGCGCTGATTTCCACCGCTGCTATGTCGCAGTGGGTGACTTCCCCGAGGTCAACGTCGGGCCGAAGTGGCTGCTGGTGCGCATGCTGACCGCATTCGGCGCCGGCCTCGTTCCCATCCTCTGA
- a CDS encoding DUF4377 domain-containing protein, which translates to MNRKLTLLLPLALLAACSQTPAPAGTGGDDLAPAAAKAGDQKALAHLDAQRLQSQHWLLQQATAADGKRIDALFAREDKPVTLDFVDGRLSVSNTCNRMGGGYTLADGKLSVSAMASTMMACTDKALMALDEAVSSRLQGELKAEQDANGVLTLTTAKGDVLVFNPEPTAETRYGGAGETVFLEVAAKTEKCSHPLIPDYQCLQVREVKFDDKGLKQGEPGKFENFYGNIEGYTHEDGVRNVVRVKRYEVKNPPADAPSQAYVLDMVVESAIEK; encoded by the coding sequence ATGAACCGCAAGCTCACCCTGCTCCTCCCGCTGGCCCTGCTGGCCGCCTGCAGCCAGACCCCTGCCCCGGCCGGTACCGGCGGTGACGATCTGGCCCCGGCTGCGGCCAAGGCCGGCGACCAGAAGGCGCTGGCACACCTGGATGCGCAGCGCCTGCAGAGCCAGCACTGGCTGCTGCAGCAGGCCACCGCGGCCGATGGCAAGCGCATCGATGCGCTGTTCGCCCGCGAAGACAAGCCGGTCACCCTGGACTTCGTTGATGGCCGCCTGTCGGTCAGCAACACCTGCAACCGCATGGGCGGCGGCTACACCCTGGCCGATGGCAAGCTGAGCGTGAGCGCGATGGCCTCGACCATGATGGCCTGCACCGACAAGGCGCTGATGGCCCTGGACGAAGCGGTCTCCAGCCGCCTGCAGGGCGAACTGAAGGCCGAACAGGACGCCAACGGCGTGCTGACTCTGACCACCGCCAAGGGCGACGTGCTGGTGTTCAACCCGGAACCGACCGCTGAAACCCGCTATGGCGGCGCCGGCGAGACCGTATTCCTGGAAGTGGCAGCGAAGACCGAGAAGTGCTCGCACCCGCTGATCCCGGATTACCAGTGCCTGCAGGTGCGCGAAGTGAAGTTCGACGACAAGGGCCTGAAGCAGGGCGAGCCGGGCAAGTTCGAGAACTTCTACGGCAACATCGAGGGTTACACCCACGAAGACGGCGTGCGCAACGTGGTGCGCGTGAAGCGCTACGAAGTGAAGAACCCGCCGGCCGATGCGCCGTCGCAGGCGTACGTGCTGGACATGGTGGTCGAGTCGGCCATCGAGAAGTGA
- a CDS encoding tetratricopeptide repeat protein — translation MQDQILQALRQNDAGQAVQLAQAWTRDEPGKAEAHRWLALALQQQGQAEAAMEALQQALQLAPDDAQLHLQHAGLLLALRQFEGADEALLRTTGLDPNAFPAYLMQAHLAVGRNDFDEAQRLSTLASRLEPDHPELLTIDGMVALRRGDADRALALLSAASQALPDDTRVLYALGFAYLGKDMLAFAEQAFRRVLALNPKMSSLHGMVVQLALRQGNVEAAAEAMQQALQQPELDVPPMRRLAGELALRSGQPLQALEHLLPLLESLQGDRQVLQLLLMSWQRLGREDDARARLDDALESNDQLHDLWLARLAVEDVGSAGAVAVVERWMAAMPSHLPALEARMRLHDMAGEHEQGEAIAERITTLEPGRVSGESRRVEGLLQRDPAAAVERVQALIAQAPEGHRADLRTWLGEIQDRAGQPEEALRTWMALQTDQASQRLPLPPQAKAPPSWPEMASIDEATRDSGSAPIFLWGAPGSGVERVATGLAAASPVLRSDRYTANPPDDAFQNYNTLQDLASGVLSPERLVERWREHLPARGLENDTVIDWLLWWDNALLWALRPQLPQGRLLLVLRDPRDMLLDWIAYGAAAPLAMTSMAEASQWLVRSLTQIAALHEEDLYPHVLLRIDDIGNDAHAMADLLGRVFGRPMPPAAQLGAPRLPAGHWRRYRDVMGAAFAQLTPVAVRLGYPEE, via the coding sequence ATGCAAGACCAGATCCTCCAAGCGTTGCGCCAGAACGATGCCGGCCAGGCCGTGCAGCTGGCCCAGGCGTGGACCCGTGACGAACCCGGCAAGGCCGAGGCCCACCGCTGGCTGGCGCTTGCGCTGCAGCAGCAGGGCCAGGCCGAGGCCGCGATGGAGGCGCTGCAGCAGGCGCTGCAGCTGGCGCCCGATGACGCGCAGCTGCACCTGCAGCACGCCGGCCTGCTGCTGGCACTGCGCCAGTTCGAGGGTGCCGATGAAGCCCTGCTGCGCACCACCGGGCTGGACCCCAACGCCTTCCCCGCCTACCTGATGCAGGCGCACCTGGCTGTGGGCCGCAACGATTTCGACGAGGCCCAGCGGCTGTCGACCCTCGCATCGCGGCTGGAGCCGGACCATCCGGAACTGCTGACCATCGATGGCATGGTCGCGCTGCGTCGTGGCGACGCGGACCGCGCGCTGGCCCTGCTGTCGGCGGCCAGCCAGGCGCTACCGGACGATACCCGCGTGCTGTACGCACTGGGCTTTGCCTATCTGGGCAAGGACATGCTGGCGTTCGCCGAGCAGGCGTTCCGTCGCGTGCTGGCGTTGAACCCGAAGATGTCCTCGCTGCACGGCATGGTGGTGCAGCTGGCATTGCGCCAGGGCAACGTCGAGGCCGCCGCTGAGGCAATGCAGCAGGCGCTGCAGCAGCCGGAGCTGGACGTGCCGCCGATGCGCCGCCTGGCCGGCGAACTGGCACTGCGCAGTGGCCAGCCACTGCAGGCGCTGGAGCACCTGTTGCCGCTGCTGGAATCGCTGCAGGGTGACCGCCAGGTGCTGCAGCTGCTGTTGATGTCCTGGCAGCGCCTGGGCCGCGAAGATGACGCCCGTGCACGCCTGGATGACGCACTGGAAAGCAATGACCAGCTGCATGACCTGTGGCTGGCACGACTGGCCGTGGAAGACGTCGGCAGTGCCGGCGCCGTGGCCGTCGTGGAGCGCTGGATGGCAGCGATGCCCAGCCACCTGCCGGCGCTGGAAGCGCGCATGCGCCTGCATGACATGGCCGGCGAGCACGAGCAGGGCGAAGCCATCGCCGAGCGCATCACCACCCTGGAACCGGGTCGCGTCAGCGGTGAAAGCCGTCGCGTCGAGGGTCTGCTGCAGCGTGACCCGGCCGCCGCCGTGGAGCGCGTGCAGGCCTTGATCGCACAGGCACCGGAGGGACACCGCGCCGACCTGCGCACCTGGCTGGGCGAAATCCAGGATCGCGCCGGGCAGCCGGAAGAAGCGCTGCGTACGTGGATGGCGCTGCAGACCGACCAGGCCTCGCAGCGGCTGCCGCTGCCGCCGCAGGCCAAGGCGCCGCCGAGCTGGCCGGAGATGGCCAGCATCGACGAAGCGACGCGCGACAGTGGCTCGGCACCGATCTTCCTGTGGGGCGCCCCGGGTTCGGGCGTGGAGCGCGTGGCAACCGGCCTGGCCGCTGCCAGCCCGGTACTGCGCAGTGATCGTTACACCGCCAATCCACCCGACGATGCCTTCCAGAACTACAACACGCTGCAGGACCTGGCGTCGGGCGTGCTGAGCCCGGAACGCCTGGTCGAGCGCTGGCGCGAACACCTGCCGGCGCGCGGCCTGGAAAACGACACCGTGATCGACTGGCTGCTGTGGTGGGACAACGCGCTGTTGTGGGCATTGCGCCCGCAGCTGCCGCAGGGTCGCCTGCTGCTGGTGCTGCGCGACCCGCGCGACATGTTGCTGGACTGGATCGCCTATGGTGCCGCTGCACCGCTGGCGATGACCTCGATGGCCGAAGCCAGCCAGTGGCTGGTGCGTTCGCTGACCCAGATCGCCGCACTGCACGAGGAAGACCTGTATCCGCACGTGCTGCTGCGCATCGACGACATCGGCAACGATGCACATGCGATGGCCGACCTGCTGGGCCGCGTGTTCGGACGTCCGATGCCGCCGGCTGCACAGCTGGGCGCGCCGCGCCTGCCTGCCGGCCACTGGCGCAGGTATCGCGACGTGATGGGCGCCGCGTTTGCCCAGCTCACCCCGGTCGCGGTGCGATTGGGTTACCCGGAAGAGTGA
- a CDS encoding YceI family protein produces MRLALPGRCLLPVVLAIGPAWAAAPPPTALPAVVAESPRTLQLDVVRSQIGFEVRTRFGQRIEGVFPRFEGRIEVLSDGRHQVHLKMFTRTVEIPGKDRYTGWMRGPEFFDAGRYPFVEFDSLPYWPETVAEGGGIDGRLTLRGVSHPETLKVEKAECARPGYDCDVVSRGTVQRGRYGMDSWQLALSDRVTFVLRARLSEAPKP; encoded by the coding sequence ATGAGGTTGGCGTTGCCGGGCCGCTGCCTGCTGCCAGTCGTTCTGGCGATCGGCCCGGCCTGGGCCGCCGCACCGCCACCCACCGCGCTGCCGGCGGTCGTGGCCGAGTCGCCGCGTACGCTGCAGCTGGATGTGGTGCGCTCGCAGATCGGTTTCGAAGTCCGCACCCGCTTCGGCCAGCGCATCGAGGGCGTGTTCCCACGTTTCGAAGGGCGTATCGAGGTGCTGTCCGATGGCCGTCATCAGGTCCACCTGAAGATGTTCACCCGCACCGTGGAGATCCCCGGCAAGGACCGCTATACCGGTTGGATGCGCGGCCCCGAGTTCTTCGACGCCGGCCGTTACCCGTTCGTGGAGTTCGACTCGCTGCCGTACTGGCCGGAGACGGTCGCCGAGGGCGGCGGCATCGACGGTCGGCTGACCCTGCGCGGGGTCAGCCATCCGGAGACGCTCAAGGTCGAGAAGGCGGAATGTGCCCGACCCGGCTATGATTGCGACGTCGTCAGCCGCGGTACCGTGCAACGAGGTCGGTATGGCATGGACAGCTGGCAGCTTGCCTTGAGTGACCGAGTGACTTTCGTATTGCGTGCGCGCCTCAGCGAGGCGCCGAAACCGTGA